Part of the Scomber japonicus isolate fScoJap1 chromosome 2, fScoJap1.pri, whole genome shotgun sequence genome, TCAGGTGACACCACAGAAAAAGCCACCACTGTATTGATGCTCTGTGGACTTAGCTGACGTGTAATCTTCCCCGTATCTGTTGTTTCTGGGGTCTCATTACCATGCTGGCAGGGGCAAGGGCATTTCTTCCCAGTGCAGCCCTCCATTGGGGATAGTTTGCTGTCCCCAAACTCTAGACAGTTTAGGGAACCTCCTCCGACCTGCTGAAGATCACAAGAAAGTTTCAGtttctgattaattttctgtatatttttgtataaaatATTGGGGTCTCTGGACTTCATCTCTGGGATCCTGGCAGTACAACATTAAGTAACTTCTTTCCAACTTCTTTGGAGACATTCAAGCACCACGTAGTTCTCAGTGTTGACCATAAACAACTTGAATCATACCATATATAcattgtgtgtgaaaacattGTTAGACAGTAGCAAAATCCAAAGGGGTTATAGCATAGAAGAATAGATCAATATGAAAGAGATTGTGTATGATCTGACAAGCCAGCTGTCAAACCTGAAAAACCTTTTTTTGGTGGAAGCAATCAGAGGTACGCTTCCAAGAAGAGAGAATACATTTTATATGCTTTCGTATGTCTTGACTCCTTGATAGAAGTTCAGATTTTTCTCTCAACTGTTCTTCCATAGTATACACATAAGAGATCTACAATAATCCATGGTGGTTCTCGCTGTCTCACAGCTGAACTCACTTGATTGACTAGCTTTCAGATGGTATATTGACTTGTCTTTTAGAGCCCACCATACATTGAGGCTCAGTAGGAATCATCGAACCCTGAAGAAGTCCATGCCACAAGAGGAAATTAAGTGTACTGTATAGGTCAGAGCCTCCCTGCTTCTTCGCTATCATTAATTGAAACACAGTGGAACCAAACCTATGTTCTGCATTTGGTGAAGGTCCATAATGATTTGTTTGGGACTCGAAACACAAAGTTTAGGAGTTACACTTGACTTAGATTCAGTTGGTCATGACGTAGGACTAATTGTGAATtgcaaaataatgactttatcCAACCTTATTGGCTTACTGAACAGGTCCAGAGGTGACTAGTGACAGAACCTTGCTAAAGTGGTCAACAAGAGAACTGAATTTTGTGGGATGGGGAACCCTTACCTGCATCAAActattcttcctcttcttccctcctttccctcctccgcctcctcctccccctccagctcctcctgcctCCCCACTGCTGTCCAACCCCCCAGCCTTGCTGTCTTCATCAATCGGTCTCCGCATCAACATAATCCTCGGCAGCACTTTGAGAAACACAGAGCGCACCCAGCCCGGCATAGTGTGGGTCATTGGCGTGCGGTAATGTACATTCAGCACGAACACGGTGATGACAATGCTGAGTGTGACAAAGATCATGGTGAAGAGCAGGTACTCTCCAATCAGCGGGATGACCAGCGATGTCGAGGGGATGGTCTCGGTGATAACGAGCAGGAACACAGTGAGGGAGAGCAGGACAGAGATACAGAGCGTGACCTTCTCTCCACAGTCAGACGGGAGATAGAAAACCAGCACTGTGAGGAAAGAGATGAGGAGGCAAGGGATGATGAGGTTGATGGTGTAGAAGAGAGGAAGGCGCCGGATGTAGAAGGAGTAGGTGATGTCTGGGTAGATCTCCTCACAGCAGTTATATTTGATATCATGCTTGTAGCCTGGAGCATCAATGATTTCCCACTCCCCACTCTCCCAGAAGTCTTTCAGGTTCACCTATATGATGGATACAAATGTTAGATCAAAGTCACGTAATGATTTAACACAAACTATCAAACAAAATACATATGAGGCTCATGGTTtcagtttttagtttatttctctGATAAATATGGATAATGTAAGATGGCACAAAACAACTTCAAACCTGGATTTTATGCCCACATGCACACAAGATGTTGCTGCAAGAAAACACTGATTACTGTAGTTTACGGTGAATAGAGTGAATAAGAATAATGTTTTATGGTAAAATGCAAATGCAGTCAcccattaaaaacaaaagatggTTAGACTGgttgtattttctcttttaatttttctttcattcagatTTATATTTCATACCACATGTATGTTGAATGTATGTTTAAAGGGGTACTCCAGTGAtttaatattgaacaaaaaaagaatgattaaaATTGAAGAAGCAAACTTCAATATGCTGACTTGTAACTGTTCCTCATATGGGTCAAGCTTGAATTCATTAGCATCCTAAAAGTCCTCTTTTTGCCCCACAGTTTATGCTGTAATTGATGTCTCAAAAGTAAGACATCATCCGGGTTATTTAAGACTCTCCTGCAGAGCTACATCATTTAACCATATCCATAATCTGAGTAGTGCCTCCCATGACAAATAAACTGACCTTTATGTTTAAAATCGATGGAGTTCACCTTTATTAGCCGTACGTGCATGAAATGCAATATCTAAAATAAataggccaaaaaaaaaaaaaaatgtagctgATAGTTACGCCAGACTTAAACACAGTCACAAAAACTGACCTTAGACCCAATAAGAACCAGATCAATCTTGGCTTTGTCATAAGTCCAAGAACCGAACTTCATGGAGCAGTTCTGATAGTCGAAGGGGAAGTAGGTGATGTCCATGGGGCAAGAGGATTTGAAAATGGCTGGAGGGACCCAAGTGATGGTACCATCAAACTTAAGCAGAGCCTTGGTCTTATCTTCCACCAGGAAATCACCTACAGCACTGTATATGAGGcgtgtgtgttattaatgtgtGAATAAGATATGAAGCGATTATGATACAAGCATAATGTGAGTTTTGAATAAGACACAAAGGTTAGAAGAAGGCAGAGACGTCAAACAATGGAAGAAAAAGGTGGGGAGAAAATGACAGTGAGAAACacaagagagggaagaagataATAAGGTGAGGTCATGGAGGAGAAAGAACATTAGGATTAAACAACAGAGGACAATGAAAGCTGCATTACATCTCAATGGGAGGAATACAATTGCCTTTGATTAATTTTATGAGTCACTATTGTaagtagaaagaaaaaatgagtcCACAATTAAGTGAACAGAAGTACAATGAATAGAGCACAGCACAAGCCCACTGCCTAGTGAACAACAGACAATTGCATTAGCATATTTCTGTGTTATTTCTGTGCAGCTGGGATGTTATTACAGTACAAGTTTGATTTTTTGCCAATTAGGGGCAGTGAagtaataaacacaatattgaTGTATTATCTCCCAATAAGGTTGATATGGCAAATATGTTAGCAATCAGTTGTCTATTTAAACACATTCTGCAGAGCAACATTAGTATTTATTTGAAGTGAAGTTTCTGGTGAAGTTCAACATTCattctccttttagctctgttttggtctctcCCAACTCTTAAGAGAAATATCGGGCTCATTAGCAACTAATGTTCATCAGGTTATCACCATCATGGTAGGTTGACCAAACcaatgctgctgtttttctggTGATGACAGTATCTTATAATGTTTGCTAGTCACACTGATCACggtaatgatgatgacagtCTCACTTGTTGTAGAGCACAATGTCAGGTCTCCAGATCTTATTTGATGGAACCCGAATGAACTCAATTCCATCAAATTCAACCGGCATCCATCGCAGCTTGTAGTCGTTCCATATCTGAAAGAGACCACGAGACAACCACTGTGAATAAATTGGGAGTTAAccatctgttttgtgtttttcattgtgCACTGCAGACAGTATTAGTCACTGGagacccccctccccctttcatGGGAATATTTTGAATTACATATTTATACTGCAGGCAAACCTTCCTTTGATGTTATAGAGCCaaataaagaggaaaaggaaaaaatctAATGTTGATAGACTGAAACTCGAGTTTTACTGAGCATTTTGAAACATTTGCGGagtgctttcatttttttgtcattgaaaAATTGGCAAAATTTTGCATTTTGATTTACCTACTCCTGGTAATACGACCCAAGTGCAACAGTTCAGTAACCAAATAACATTAACTATAATATTCTATCTGTATACAGAGCAGTTCAGCGAGAAGGGGAATATTTAAGTAAATAGCTCAGTGAATTAAAGGAGGAGTGTGTTCACTTGCTATTCTATCAACATACCTGCGGGTAACATTTCATGAGCCGTGGAGCCATTAGTCTTGGCTATATTTGCATGTCATTCaagatgaattcattcattAGCAAGGCGGATTAATACCCATATGACCTGGGAGCAGTTTAATTAACCACTTCATGCTACACTGGCTTTCCCATTTATCTACCCAGGGAGTTAACAATATGATTGGCTGGAGATGTAATTCCTGATAGGAAGCGTCATGTGGCTTACTGTTTACAAAATGCCAGTGATTCTGATCTTCTATTCAGTTCAATGATATTGTAGCAAAGACAAAATCATACAGTTTCTAAAAATCTGTGGAAATATTTAATGTATAGTTTTGTTTTATGAAATGTAACAATCATTCCAGAATATTAAACAGCTAGCTAGGTACTCAAACCCACCCCCGCCCCTCATAATCAACTAGTAAGTCATAGGTTAATTAATTTAGTGCCAGTGGTTGCCTAACAACCTTTCATTTAATCATTCTTggtccaaaaatagaaaaaggtAATGGCAGGATGCAGggttagtaataataataataataataacaatgaggtgaacaagaagaagaatacGTCTAATGAGTGTGTTCTTCCATTTGTATTGTTTCATTAAACATATATTCATTTTACTAGACCACTAGATAGAGCGCATATCTCTATCTATGGATACACCAT contains:
- the chrna6 gene encoding neuronal acetylcholine receptor subunit alpha-6 isoform X1, producing the protein METNLWLRHIWNDYKLRWMPVEFDGIEFIRVPSNKIWRPDIVLYNNAVGDFLVEDKTKALLKFDGTITWVPPAIFKSSCPMDITYFPFDYQNCSMKFGSWTYDKAKIDLVLIGSKVNLKDFWESGEWEIIDAPGYKHDIKYNCCEEIYPDITYSFYIRRLPLFYTINLIIPCLLISFLTVLVFYLPSDCGEKVTLCISVLLSLTVFLLVITETIPSTSLVIPLIGEYLLFTMIFVTLSIVITVFVLNVHYRTPMTHTMPGWVRSVFLKVLPRIMLMRRPIDEDSKAGGLDSSGEAGGAGGGGGGGGGKGGKKRKNSLMQQVGGGSLNCLEFGDSKLSPMEGCTGKKCPCPCQHGNETPETTDTGKITRQLSPQSINTVVAFSVVSPEIKQAIESVKYIAENMRSRNKAKEVEDDWKYVAMVIDRIFLWVFVTVCVLGTVGLFLQPLCGFVS
- the chrna6 gene encoding neuronal acetylcholine receptor subunit alpha-6 isoform X2 codes for the protein METNLWLRHIWNDYKLRWMPVEFDGIEFIRVPSNKIWRPDIVLYNNAVGDFLVEDKTKALLKFDGTITWVPPAIFKSSCPMDITYFPFDYQNCSMKFGSWTYDKAKIDLVLIGSKVNLKDFWESGEWEIIDAPGYKHDIKYNCCEEIYPDITYSFYIRRLPLFYTINLIIPCLLISFLTVLVFYLPSDCGEKVTLCISVLLSLTVFLLVITETIPSTSLVIPLIGEYLLFTMIFVTLSIVITVFVLNVHYRTPMTHTMPGWVRSVFLKVLPRIMLMRRPIDEDSKAGGLDSSGEAGGAGGGGGGGGGKGGKKRKNSLMQVGGGSLNCLEFGDSKLSPMEGCTGKKCPCPCQHGNETPETTDTGKITRQLSPQSINTVVAFSVVSPEIKQAIESVKYIAENMRSRNKAKEVEDDWKYVAMVIDRIFLWVFVTVCVLGTVGLFLQPLCGFVS
- the chrna6 gene encoding neuronal acetylcholine receptor subunit alpha-6 isoform X3 is translated as METNLWLRHIWNDYKLRWMPVEFDGIEFIRVPSNKIWRPDIVLYNNAVGDFLVEDKTKALLKFDGTITWVPPAIFKSSCPMDITYFPFDYQNCSMKFGSWTYDKAKIDLVLIGSKVNLKDFWESGEWEIIDAPGYKHDIKYNCCEEIYPDITYSFYIRRLPLFYTINLIIPCLLISFLTVLVFYLPSDCGEKVTLCISVLLSLTVFLLVITETIPSTSLVIPLIGEYLLFTMIFVTLSIVITVFVLNVHYRTPMTHTMPGWVRSVFLKVLPRIMLMRRPIDEDSKAGGLDSSSLNCLEFGDSKLSPMEGCTGKKCPCPCQHGNETPETTDTGKITRQLSPQSINTVVAFSVVSPEIKQAIESVKYIAENMRSRNKAKEVEDDWKYVAMVIDRIFLWVFVTVCVLGTVGLFLQPLCGFVS